GTTTTGCAACCATTGATCTAGGAGGTTATGGAATCCCCAGACTGAGGTTGGGCTTCTGCACCGGCTATTTTTACGAGTTCTTCTGAGGAACCTTGACGGTGACTGTCTTCACCTCTGTGTAGGCCTTAAGACCATCCTCCCCCAGCTCCCTCCCGTTTCCAGATTCCTTAAAGCCTCCAAATGGCGTGTGGCAGGTGACAATATTATAGGTGTTTACCCACACAGTCCCAGCTTGGAGTGCCTGGGTGAAGTACATAGCCTTGTCCAGGTCCCTGGTGAACACAGCAGCGGCCAAGCCATACCTGGTGTTGTTGGCCCTCTCAATCACCTCCTCAATCTTCTTGAACTTGAACAGAGGCTGCACAGGCCCAAAGATCTCCTCTTTGGCAATCCTCATGTCATCCTGCACACCACCAAAGACTGTAGGCTTGATGAAGAAACCACGCTCCCCAAAACGCTCCCCACCACAGAGAAGTTTTGCCCCTTCCTTCTGGCCAAGCTGGATATACCCAAGGATTTTTTCAAACTGCTCCTTGTTCACCTGTGGGCCCTGCTGTGTGTCCAGCTGAAAGGGATTGCCTACTTTCCTCTGCTTAGCTTTCTCCACGGTTCTCTCAAGAAACTCATCATAAATGGATTCTTCAACAAAGGTCCGGGACCCAGCACAGCAGCACTGGCCCATGTTGAAGAAGAGGGCTTCGTGGCACTGTTCCACGGCGTGGCCCATGTCAGCATCAGCCAGAACAATGCTGGGGCTCTTACCGCCAAGCTCCAAGGTGACTCTCTTGAGGTTGGAGTCGCCAGCGGCCTTCTGGATCAGGTGGCCCACTTCAGTGGAGCCGGTGAAGGCAACTTTGTCCACGTCCATGTGCTGGGCAATGGCTGCCCCTGCGGTTGGGCCATAGCCCGTGATGATGTTCACCACCCCTGGGGGGAAGCCTGCCTCCTTGATGAGGGAGGCCAAGTACAGGGCAGAAAGGGGGGTCTGCTCTGCCACCTTCATAACCACAGTGTTGCCTGTGGCAAGCGCCGGGGCCAGCTTCCAGCCCTGCATGACCAAGGGGAAGTTCCACGGGATTATCTGGCCACAGACACCAACTGGCTCATGCCGGGTGAAACAGAAATGCTCGCCATCCATGGGGATGGTCTTGCCATGCCACTTGTCAGCCCAGCCAGCAAAGTAGCGGTACACCTTGATGACCTCATCCAGGTCCAAGGCATAAGACTCTTGGAAAGGCTTCCCATTGTCCAAGGTCTCCAGGGAGGCCAAGTAAACACGATCCTGCTCCACTAGGTCAGCCAGGCGGTTCAACAGCCGGCCCCGTTCGGACGCATCCATCCGGCGCCACGGGGACCCTAGGCGGAAGGCCTCCCGGGCAGCTTTCACGGCCCGATCCACATCTGCTTGGTCCCCTTCGGCCACATGCCCGATGACCTCCCCCGTGGACGGGTTGACCGTTGGGAAGGTCTTCTTGCTAACTGCATCTTGCCACTCATTGTTGATGAACAGCTGATTGTAGCGGATGTCTGGGTTCAGGATGGGGTTTGGGAGGGCTGCTGCTGAGGAGTATGTGGCCGTCCTGCCATGGAGGTGAAGCAGCCGGGGCACCAGGTGGCGCAGCATGCTGATACTCTGCAGAGGGAGAGAGCACTCATGGTGaccaggagacagaggcaaggaGACACCCAGAGGCCCACCAGGCCAGACCTCCCAAGATTCCAGCCTAAAGGAGCGTTATCTCTGAAGGCACGGATTGTAAGGGGTGTGAGGGCCCTGGAGAACTCTCTGGTCATACTCTGTCATGCTCGGATTGTAAGGGGTGTGAGGGCCCTGGAGAACTCTCTGGTCACACTCTGTCATGCTCGGATTGTAAGGGGTGTGAGGGCCCTAGAGAACTCTCTGGTCACACTCTGTCATGCTCGGATTGTAAGGGGTATGAGGGCCCTGGAGAACTCTCTGGTCATACTCTGTCATGCTCGGATTGTAAGGGGTGTGAGGGCCCTGGAGAACTCTCTGGTCATACTCTGTCATGCTCTACCTCGCTGTTTGCCTCACCTCTGCTGGGCCTTTGCTCAAACAACATTTCCTCAACAAGGCCTATTAAACTGTAATTATTCCCACCCCAGCACTCGCTAACCCCACACCCTGCTGGAAGTTTCTCCATCTCACCCCCCAAACCCTGTCATTACAGGCTTAcatgtttattgtctgtcttcctccAATACAATGTCAGCTCCAGGAGGACAGggattgtttttttccattttcctaagTCTAGAGTTATGGCTGCTACAGAGCAGCTGCTCAACAGAGAGTTACTGAATGACATCCTGAGGAAACACAGAAACTTCCACAAAGGCCATTTAAGAATTGACCCAAGACTTGAGTAGAAATCAGAGGGACTCAGTGACAGTTGTTCTGCAAGCACCTGAGTCACTTCCCCTCTGTGCTTCAGTTCCCCCATATGTGAAATGCCCTATATGTGAAATGGGGCAAGGTTGAATTGGATCTTGCATATAAAAAGCCTGACACACTCTCCCCACCAGGGACACCAGAAACCAGCTAGCCTGGCCCCCAGCACAGGCCCCCAGCTCCACCTCAGCTCTCCCAGAGGTGTGACTAGTCAGGCGGCAGCTGGGAAGAGGGTCTGTTTATTCTCAGCTAGGGCTCTGAAAATAGtatagacttttgaaaaacaacaa
This region of Nycticebus coucang isolate mNycCou1 chromosome 2, mNycCou1.pri, whole genome shotgun sequence genomic DNA includes:
- the ALDH1B1 gene encoding aldehyde dehydrogenase X, mitochondrial, whose product is MLRHLVPRLLHLHGRTATYSSAAALPNPILNPDIRYNQLFINNEWQDAVSKKTFPTVNPSTGEVIGHVAEGDQADVDRAVKAAREAFRLGSPWRRMDASERGRLLNRLADLVEQDRVYLASLETLDNGKPFQESYALDLDEVIKVYRYFAGWADKWHGKTIPMDGEHFCFTRHEPVGVCGQIIPWNFPLVMQGWKLAPALATGNTVVMKVAEQTPLSALYLASLIKEAGFPPGVVNIITGYGPTAGAAIAQHMDVDKVAFTGSTEVGHLIQKAAGDSNLKRVTLELGGKSPSIVLADADMGHAVEQCHEALFFNMGQCCCAGSRTFVEESIYDEFLERTVEKAKQRKVGNPFQLDTQQGPQVNKEQFEKILGYIQLGQKEGAKLLCGGERFGERGFFIKPTVFGGVQDDMRIAKEEIFGPVQPLFKFKKIEEVIERANNTRYGLAAAVFTRDLDKAMYFTQALQAGTVWVNTYNIVTCHTPFGGFKESGNGRELGEDGLKAYTEVKTVTVKVPQKNS